In Methanoregula sp., a single genomic region encodes these proteins:
- a CDS encoding response regulator, with protein MEQASIFIVEDELIEAEDIRQTLKDQGYSIAGVTQSGESALEILKGIHPDLVLMDIHLAGTLDGIDTAEQIRTLYHIPVIFLTAHVDDITLGRAKVTEPYGYILKPFDDRELHSAIEMALYKYRMEERAHENERTIRILANAIPDAVMLLDRNQQIIAFNDAMAHRLKENSILNVDESPVRFDRKGMFTSLESRIKELLSSGRPVRFEEKTGDEWFEISLMLIDGMAGENPRIFIQYHDITDHKKIEEHLKKEGITQLELNMERFQILNDQIRNPLQAILGYVHLDCSQNRKQILEQIELINTLVDHLDRGWVESEKVRRFLIRHYREVPDEMPEPEIGRR; from the coding sequence ATGGAACAGGCATCCATCTTCATTGTCGAAGATGAGCTCATCGAAGCTGAGGATATCCGCCAGACGTTAAAAGATCAGGGGTATTCAATAGCCGGGGTTACCCAATCGGGTGAATCTGCCCTGGAAATCTTAAAAGGAATCCATCCCGATCTGGTGCTCATGGATATCCACCTTGCCGGCACCCTTGACGGTATCGATACGGCAGAGCAGATCCGGACTCTATATCACATACCGGTCATTTTTCTCACGGCCCATGTGGATGATATCACCCTCGGGCGGGCAAAAGTCACCGAGCCGTATGGTTATATCCTCAAACCCTTTGATGATCGCGAGCTGCATTCAGCCATTGAGATGGCACTCTACAAATACCGGATGGAGGAGCGGGCACACGAGAATGAACGCACGATCCGAATCCTCGCCAATGCCATTCCCGACGCAGTCATGCTTCTGGATCGCAACCAGCAGATCATCGCCTTCAACGATGCCATGGCGCATCGGCTGAAAGAAAATTCAATCCTGAACGTGGATGAATCACCTGTCCGGTTTGACCGGAAGGGCATGTTTACCTCGTTAGAATCCAGGATAAAAGAGCTCCTCAGTTCCGGCCGGCCTGTCCGTTTTGAGGAAAAGACAGGAGATGAGTGGTTTGAGATCTCCCTTATGCTTATTGATGGAATGGCGGGCGAAAATCCCCGTATTTTTATCCAGTATCACGATATTACCGACCATAAGAAAATAGAGGAGCACCTTAAGAAGGAAGGAATAACCCAGCTCGAGCTGAATATGGAGCGGTTCCAGATCTTAAACGACCAGATCAGAAACCCGCTCCAGGCAATACTGGGATATGTACACCTTGACTGTTCCCAGAACCGGAAGCAGATCCTGGAACAGATCGAGCTGATTAACACCCTTGTTGACCATCTCGATCGTGGCTGGGTTGAGTCCGAAAAAGTACGGCGTTTCCTCATCCGTCACTACCGGGAGGTTCCCGATGAAATGCCAGAACCGGAGATCGGGAGAAGATGA
- a CDS encoding CHASE4 domain-containing protein yields MNLRSKLLLGIGIALIVTFTLVAVFSYLSMEQSYRQLERQEVHRALESTVSSFESDLKHTDSITRDYAVWSETYRFAQGQNPGWIDQNMVEDYFTRFDVDYVLVFNSTNQLVFERGYNSGSHMFEAVPVSLVNDIRNRNIAEGIMNSTEGIHGVFDSPDGLFIISTHSVLNDTFEGPASGSLQIVRRIDRHYLADLTTRAGYSVTIIPSQEIKRNPSLAGVVSLITSSSPVAVVPETYDTISGYIHVNDLQNPEGFYVKVTEHRTLYHAGRDTIFIFLMSLLGAGVFIILFVLLFIDRIVLSRLNAIISTVRKNKETGNHQGANSSNREDELARLALEIDPVFSRLAESRTELLESEERYRTLIDQLPDYVIVHRDGILLYVNPAAASHMGYDVAMLIGKPALMFIAPEYHDTVRQAIAQRMAGEEFPPYEMKIAARDGTYHPVLVNGAMIKYEGKPASLNVLTDIFSLKKAEEAIRHANEELEKRVAERTEALSKANGQLNAEIAARMRAEQEITRSLGEKELLLREIHHRVKNNLQIIASLLNLQSRYITDPNVLESIKDSQSRVRAMALVHERIYRSPNIAEINLREYLAYLTKQILSFYNIPQHQIAITVAMGDIMADIDTVIPVGLMMNELVSNSLKHAFPEGRKGAISIECLLLEGNRLRFVYNDNGVGMPAGLDWKNTESLGLRLVNSLVDQLNGTIDLGTGEGTTFIIEIQKNPASKTG; encoded by the coding sequence ATGAACCTGAGAAGTAAACTGCTCCTGGGAATCGGCATTGCGCTGATCGTCACCTTTACTCTCGTTGCTGTTTTTTCGTACCTTTCCATGGAACAGAGTTACCGCCAGCTGGAAAGACAGGAAGTCCACCGGGCCCTGGAGAGTACGGTCAGCTCCTTTGAGAGCGATCTGAAACATACCGATTCGATCACCCGCGATTATGCGGTATGGTCGGAAACCTACCGGTTTGCACAGGGCCAGAACCCGGGCTGGATCGACCAGAACATGGTAGAGGATTATTTCACCCGGTTCGATGTCGACTATGTGCTGGTATTCAACAGTACAAATCAGCTCGTTTTTGAGAGGGGGTATAATTCCGGTTCACATATGTTCGAGGCGGTGCCGGTATCCCTCGTGAACGATATCCGGAACCGGAATATCGCGGAGGGTATTATGAATTCCACGGAGGGAATCCACGGGGTCTTCGACAGCCCGGATGGCCTTTTCATCATCTCAACCCACTCGGTTCTCAATGATACTTTTGAAGGGCCGGCCTCAGGAAGCCTGCAGATCGTGCGCAGGATTGACCGCCACTACTTAGCAGATCTTACTACCCGGGCGGGATATTCGGTCACCATCATTCCGTCACAGGAAATTAAAAGAAACCCATCGCTTGCCGGTGTGGTATCCCTCATCACTTCGTCTTCACCGGTGGCAGTTGTACCAGAAACCTATGATACCATTTCCGGATATATCCATGTGAACGACCTGCAGAATCCTGAAGGATTTTATGTAAAGGTTACCGAACACCGCACGCTCTACCACGCCGGACGGGATACGATTTTTATCTTTCTCATGAGCCTGCTGGGAGCAGGAGTTTTCATCATCCTGTTTGTCCTGCTGTTCATAGACCGGATCGTTCTCTCCCGTCTCAATGCCATCATCAGTACGGTGCGGAAGAACAAGGAGACCGGGAACCACCAGGGAGCAAACAGCAGCAACCGTGAAGACGAGCTCGCCCGGCTCGCGCTGGAGATCGATCCCGTGTTTTCCCGGCTTGCCGAGTCCCGTACCGAACTCCTGGAAAGTGAGGAGCGGTACCGCACCCTCATCGATCAGCTCCCGGATTATGTCATCGTCCACCGCGACGGTATCCTGCTCTATGTCAACCCGGCAGCAGCTTCACACATGGGGTACGATGTGGCGATGCTCATCGGCAAACCGGCACTCATGTTCATAGCCCCGGAATACCATGACACCGTACGGCAGGCAATAGCACAGCGGATGGCAGGGGAGGAGTTCCCCCCCTACGAGATGAAGATCGCAGCACGGGACGGGACCTACCACCCCGTTCTTGTCAACGGTGCTATGATCAAATACGAAGGCAAACCTGCCAGTCTCAACGTACTTACGGATATTTTCTCTCTGAAAAAGGCTGAAGAGGCGATACGGCATGCAAACGAAGAACTGGAAAAACGGGTTGCCGAACGGACAGAAGCCCTGAGCAAAGCCAACGGGCAGCTGAATGCCGAGATAGCAGCACGGATGCGGGCAGAGCAGGAGATCACCCGCTCATTAGGGGAAAAAGAACTCCTGCTCCGCGAGATCCACCACCGGGTCAAGAACAATCTCCAGATTATTGCCAGCCTCTTAAATCTCCAGTCCCGGTACATCACCGATCCCAACGTGCTGGAATCGATCAAGGACAGCCAGAGCCGGGTGCGGGCAATGGCCCTTGTCCACGAGAGGATTTACCGCTCCCCCAATATTGCGGAGATCAACCTCAGAGAATACCTGGCCTATTTAACAAAACAAATCCTCTCGTTCTACAACATCCCGCAGCACCAGATCGCCATCACGGTGGCCATGGGGGACATCATGGCGGATATCGATACGGTAATTCCTGTCGGGCTTATGATGAACGAACTGGTATCCAACTCACTCAAACATGCTTTCCCGGAGGGAAGGAAAGGAGCGATATCCATCGAATGTCTCCTGCTGGAGGGAAACAGGCTCCGCTTTGTCTATAACGACAACGGGGTCGGCATGCCCGCCGGGCTTGACTGGAAGAACACAGAATCCCTTGGTCTCCGGCTGGTGAACAGCCTTGTCGATCAGCTGAACGGCACCATCGATCTCGGCACCGGGGAGGGAACGACTTTTATTATTGAAATACAGAAGAACCCTGCCAGCAAAACCGGGTGA
- a CDS encoding PAS domain S-box protein has translation MSSILIVEDETIVANDIKETLISLGYSVAGMVKSGETALEKLADTRPDLVLMDIHLAGAMDGIEAAGQIHSLYDIPVIYLTAYADKTLLDRAKITEPYGYVIKPYDERGLHSSIEMAIYKHRLERRLRDSEETTRVMVNATQDFLYLLSADGKFLVVNEAFAEYAGMSPDELIGTSAYALVGQKLLTPKMACWQLIVRGERRLNFEDQFNGIWYDVTVYPVYNKKAVLEKYAVSIRNITARKQAEEQVKNNAEYFRLLIEDASEIVVMLNPDGTFAQTSPSFRHAIGYLPHENLKKSFFDHISLNDWQQAKQVLSEILVHPGMAKTIRLKFEKSDGTFCIIKGIMSNLSNNPFVGRIVLNGWVE, from the coding sequence ATGTCGTCAATCCTCATTGTCGAAGATGAAACAATTGTAGCAAATGACATCAAGGAGACGTTAATCAGCCTTGGCTATTCTGTGGCCGGTATGGTTAAATCCGGGGAGACAGCCCTTGAAAAACTGGCTGATACCCGGCCGGACCTGGTGCTCATGGATATCCATCTTGCCGGTGCAATGGATGGCATTGAAGCAGCAGGTCAAATCCATTCCCTGTACGATATCCCGGTCATCTACCTCACCGCGTATGCAGACAAAACGCTGCTTGACCGGGCAAAGATTACCGAACCGTACGGGTACGTCATCAAACCCTATGATGAACGCGGGCTTCATTCCTCGATCGAGATGGCAATCTACAAACACCGGTTGGAACGCCGGTTGCGGGACAGTGAAGAAACGACCCGGGTGATGGTGAACGCAACGCAGGATTTCCTGTACCTGCTCAGCGCAGACGGGAAATTCCTGGTAGTCAACGAGGCGTTTGCCGAGTATGCCGGGATGTCTCCCGATGAGCTGATTGGCACCAGTGCCTATGCTCTGGTTGGACAAAAATTACTCACGCCGAAGATGGCCTGCTGGCAGCTGATCGTGCGGGGGGAAAGACGCCTGAACTTTGAGGACCAGTTCAACGGCATCTGGTATGACGTGACAGTCTACCCGGTCTATAACAAAAAGGCGGTCCTGGAAAAGTATGCTGTCAGTATCCGGAATATAACGGCACGAAAACAGGCAGAAGAGCAGGTGAAGAACAATGCAGAGTATTTCCGGTTGCTCATCGAGGATGCTTCTGAAATTGTGGTCATGCTGAACCCCGACGGAACCTTCGCCCAGACAAGCCCGTCATTCAGACACGCTATTGGTTACCTGCCACACGAGAACCTGAAAAAATCATTTTTCGATCACATCAGCTTAAACGACTGGCAGCAGGCAAAACAGGTTCTCTCCGAAATCCTCGTGCATCCCGGCATGGCAAAAACGATCCGCCTGAAATTCGAGAAGAGTGACGGGACATTCTGTATCATCAAAGGGATCATGAGCAACCTGTCCAATAACCCGTTCGTGGGCAGGATCGTACTGAACGGGTGGGTTGAGTAA
- a CDS encoding response regulator, whose product MMEKPAIFIVEDEAIVANDIKETLKSLGYAVLGIAKSGEIALEKVKELRPDLVLMDIHLATQMDGVETAGKIHVLYDIPVIYLTAYADKALLDRAKVTEPYGYVIKPYDERELNSVIEMALYKHQIEHEIKKRDAVLFAVSSAVEWLLRISRDTTRLPRDFATADIRDILEPIGLALDAGAIGIFRENTDPAGLETVSMIYEWGCPAYQCSLYKPELKQFTYKALGLSRWHDQLMKGEVIVATMSVLPEEEKQLFVLLGVKCGIILPIFIHDNLWGFIGFFDLAERTRSADEIEALRITTNLLGAALGYH is encoded by the coding sequence ATGATGGAAAAACCGGCCATATTCATTGTGGAAGATGAGGCCATTGTAGCCAACGATATCAAGGAGACCTTGAAAAGCCTGGGATACGCTGTTTTAGGCATTGCGAAATCCGGAGAGATCGCGCTTGAAAAGGTAAAAGAACTCCGGCCTGATCTCGTTCTCATGGATATCCACCTCGCCACCCAGATGGACGGGGTCGAAACCGCGGGAAAAATCCACGTACTCTACGATATCCCGGTCATTTACCTCACTGCATATGCAGATAAGGCGCTGCTCGACCGGGCCAAGGTGACCGAACCGTACGGGTACGTCATCAAACCCTATGACGAGCGGGAACTCAACTCGGTTATCGAGATGGCACTCTACAAGCACCAGATCGAGCACGAGATCAAGAAACGGGACGCGGTTCTCTTTGCCGTGAGTTCCGCTGTCGAATGGCTCCTCCGTATCTCCCGCGATACGACCCGCCTGCCCCGCGATTTTGCTACCGCAGATATCCGGGATATCCTCGAACCCATCGGCCTTGCGCTGGATGCAGGGGCAATCGGGATCTTCCGGGAAAACACCGATCCCGCGGGTTTAGAAACGGTCAGCATGATCTATGAATGGGGATGCCCCGCCTACCAATGCTCACTCTACAAACCGGAACTGAAACAGTTCACCTACAAGGCTCTCGGGCTCTCCCGCTGGCATGACCAGCTCATGAAAGGCGAAGTCATAGTGGCAACCATGTCCGTTCTTCCTGAAGAAGAAAAACAGCTGTTCGTGTTGCTTGGCGTGAAGTGCGGGATTATCCTTCCCATTTTCATCCATGACAATCTCTGGGGTTTCATAGGGTTTTTCGATCTCGCGGAGAGAACCCGTTCGGCAGACGAGATCGAGGCATTGCGCATAACGACAAACCTGCTCGGGGCGGCATTGGGGTACCACTGA
- a CDS encoding PAS domain S-box protein yields MQHLTHGRKQEGIMTDFRIFIVEDEVIVASDIAETLKSLGYSIAGTTRSGENAMVKVPETKPDLVIMDIHLMGKLDGIQTAEELHKVCDIPLIYLTAYADKVLLDRAKLTEPYGYLIKPYDERELLSVIEMTRYKFVVDKKLRESEEYLKKLNKELKECVTTRTISLQQQLEFLQQLIDTIPAPVYYKNSKGVYLGCNKAFEEYTGIPKQEMAGKTDADLFSSDIAVMTGERDSQLMNRRGIQVYQAKFPCADHHLREVIFRKATFNNSDGSVAGFVGVMIDITDRVHAEEALRESEQRFAAMVEDPAELVYRTGPDWICVSANTAFLRFFNRDAKDTIGFRFTPPVHPDDAERFFQHLASLSPENPSASITCRVILPDGAARNLHWYTRAIFDSNGQVREYQLVGHETA; encoded by the coding sequence GTGCAGCACCTTACCCACGGCCGAAAACAGGAAGGGATCATGACGGATTTCCGGATTTTCATTGTTGAAGACGAAGTGATTGTTGCAAGCGATATTGCTGAGACCTTAAAGAGCCTGGGTTACAGCATTGCCGGAACAACCCGATCGGGTGAGAACGCGATGGTAAAAGTACCGGAGACCAAACCCGATCTCGTGATCATGGACATCCATCTTATGGGGAAATTAGACGGTATCCAGACCGCAGAAGAACTTCACAAGGTCTGTGATATCCCGCTCATCTATCTCACGGCATACGCTGACAAGGTACTGCTTGACCGGGCAAAACTTACCGAACCGTATGGGTATCTTATCAAGCCCTATGATGAACGGGAACTCCTGTCAGTCATCGAAATGACCCGTTACAAGTTTGTGGTTGATAAAAAGCTCCGGGAGAGCGAGGAATACTTAAAGAAACTCAATAAAGAACTCAAAGAGTGTGTAACCACCCGCACCATCTCCTTACAGCAGCAGCTGGAATTTCTCCAGCAGCTGATCGATACTATACCCGCACCGGTGTATTATAAAAATTCGAAAGGAGTGTACCTTGGCTGCAACAAAGCCTTCGAAGAGTATACCGGCATTCCAAAACAGGAAATGGCTGGAAAGACCGATGCGGATCTCTTCTCCTCCGATATTGCGGTTATGACCGGAGAGCGGGATTCCCAGTTGATGAACCGGAGAGGAATCCAGGTATACCAGGCAAAATTTCCCTGTGCCGATCATCATCTGCGGGAGGTCATATTCAGGAAAGCCACATTCAATAACAGCGACGGAAGTGTAGCCGGGTTTGTCGGGGTGATGATCGACATCACCGATCGCGTTCATGCAGAAGAAGCCCTGCGGGAGAGCGAGCAGCGCTTTGCGGCAATGGTCGAGGACCCGGCAGAACTCGTGTACCGTACAGGCCCGGACTGGATCTGCGTATCGGCAAATACTGCATTCCTCCGGTTTTTCAACCGTGACGCAAAAGACACGATCGGATTCCGGTTTACCCCTCCGGTTCATCCTGACGATGCAGAGCGGTTTTTCCAGCATCTTGCGAGCTTGTCTCCAGAAAACCCGTCGGCCTCGATCACCTGCCGGGTGATTCTTCCGGATGGAGCAGCGCGGAACCTGCACTGGTACACCCGGGCGATTTTCGACAGCAACGGGCAGGTCCGGGAGTACCAGCTTGTCGGGCATGAAACGGCGTGA
- a CDS encoding presenilin family intramembrane aspartyl protease PSH translates to MDTKNLIPLLAMPLLLLAVEIGALLISLPVQASGIVAFEDPTSLENPVIFIAILLVFTAFLLLLIKFDMKKVIAAVIGLSLFLTFAYIFAALVYAAIGVSDIANILVLVLSILATALLYKYPEWYVIDALGILIGAGVASIFGVSLDVLPVVILLILLAVYDAISVYKTKHMITLAEGVIDLKTPILFVIPKRRDYSFIREGIGKLGDGGERSAFIIGMGDLIMPSILVVSANVFIKGARLGGIINLPALGAIIGSLAGLCVLLYFVMSGKPQAGLPPLNGGTILGFVAGLAAMTWL, encoded by the coding sequence ATGGACACAAAAAATCTCATCCCCCTTCTTGCAATGCCGCTCCTGCTCCTTGCCGTGGAGATCGGCGCATTGCTGATCTCCCTGCCGGTGCAGGCATCAGGGATCGTTGCATTTGAAGATCCCACCTCCCTTGAAAACCCGGTCATCTTTATCGCAATCCTGCTGGTCTTTACCGCATTCCTGCTGCTCCTGATCAAATTCGATATGAAGAAAGTGATCGCAGCAGTCATCGGGCTCTCGCTGTTTTTGACATTTGCGTATATTTTTGCCGCCCTTGTCTATGCGGCAATAGGGGTTTCAGACATTGCCAATATCCTTGTGCTGGTCCTCTCGATACTCGCAACAGCGCTCCTGTACAAATACCCGGAATGGTACGTGATCGATGCGCTCGGCATCCTGATAGGCGCCGGGGTCGCCTCAATCTTCGGGGTATCCTTAGATGTGCTTCCGGTTGTCATCCTGCTCATCCTGCTCGCGGTGTACGATGCGATCTCGGTGTACAAGACCAAACACATGATCACCCTTGCCGAAGGAGTGATCGATCTCAAGACCCCGATCCTCTTTGTTATCCCCAAGCGCCGGGACTACTCGTTCATCAGGGAAGGTATCGGGAAACTCGGCGATGGCGGGGAGAGGTCCGCGTTCATCATCGGCATGGGCGACCTGATTATGCCCTCCATACTCGTAGTATCAGCCAATGTATTCATTAAAGGAGCAAGACTGGGTGGAATCATCAATCTTCCCGCGCTCGGCGCAATCATCGGTTCGCTGGCCGGTCTCTGCGTGCTTTTGTATTTTGTCATGTCCGGAAAACCCCAGGCCGGACTCCCGCCATTGAATGGGGGGACTATTCTCGGTTTTGTCGCGGGGTTGGCCGCTATGACATGGTTGTGA
- the fen gene encoding flap endonuclease-1 gives MGVALRDILAEYKTPVTLETIPGIAAIDANNTLYQFLTIIRQPDGTPLMDGRGRVTSHLSGILFRIANFMDKGIKPVFVFDGKPGELKQSTVDQRRKIRDTAGERWKEAVERGDEAEAYKQARSATRVDAAIIASSKELLGLLGIPFVQAPGEGEAQASYMVAKGDARYVVSQDYDTLLFGAPTLVRNLTVSGKRKIRGRLITVSPERLVLSEVLNGLHLTREQLIEISILIGTDFNPGVDGVGAKTGLKIVQKGEFVQKLKEKQPDFDPAPVMDLFLHPPVTDDYSLAWGHPDTAGIKKMLCDGYEFSEERVNRALENFTVKAGQKTLESWF, from the coding sequence ATGGGCGTTGCACTTCGGGATATTCTGGCAGAGTATAAGACACCGGTCACGTTAGAGACCATTCCCGGTATTGCGGCTATCGATGCGAACAACACCCTCTACCAGTTCTTAACCATCATACGGCAGCCGGACGGGACTCCCCTGATGGACGGGCGCGGGCGGGTCACCTCACACCTCTCCGGCATTCTGTTCCGTATTGCAAATTTCATGGACAAGGGGATCAAGCCGGTCTTTGTCTTTGACGGAAAACCCGGAGAACTCAAGCAGTCTACTGTTGACCAGCGCCGCAAGATCCGCGATACCGCGGGGGAACGCTGGAAGGAAGCGGTCGAACGCGGGGATGAGGCAGAGGCGTACAAGCAGGCGCGATCGGCAACCCGGGTGGATGCCGCTATCATTGCGTCTTCCAAGGAACTGCTCGGCCTGCTGGGCATCCCGTTCGTGCAGGCACCGGGTGAGGGCGAAGCGCAGGCATCCTACATGGTGGCTAAAGGTGATGCCCGGTACGTGGTGTCGCAGGATTATGATACGCTGCTGTTCGGTGCCCCTACCCTTGTACGGAATCTCACCGTAAGTGGCAAGCGCAAGATCCGGGGCAGGCTGATCACCGTCAGCCCGGAGCGGCTGGTCCTCTCTGAAGTGCTCAACGGCCTGCACCTCACCCGCGAGCAGCTGATCGAGATCAGCATCCTTATCGGTACGGATTTCAACCCGGGCGTTGACGGGGTTGGCGCAAAGACCGGCCTCAAGATCGTGCAGAAGGGAGAGTTTGTTCAGAAACTCAAAGAGAAGCAGCCGGACTTCGATCCAGCCCCGGTGATGGACCTCTTTCTGCACCCCCCGGTGACGGATGATTATTCGCTTGCCTGGGGGCACCCCGACACAGCGGGAATAAAAAAGATGCTCTGCGATGGCTATGAATTCTCGGAAGAGCGGGTGAACCGTGCGCTTGAGAACTTCACGGTAAAGGCCGGGCAGAAGACGCTGGAGAGCTGGTTTTAG